In Rutidosis leptorrhynchoides isolate AG116_Rl617_1_P2 chromosome 2, CSIRO_AGI_Rlap_v1, whole genome shotgun sequence, one genomic interval encodes:
- the LOC139888579 gene encoding uncharacterized mitochondrial protein AtMg00310-like, producing MQVYWCSAFILPEAIIKDTEKVLRGFLWCQENMKHGKAKVKWDDVCLPKDEGSLGIRRLKYWNIALMTNHVWSIITYHKSLWVSWVRDYNLPNRNFWDVAIRSSSCWSWRKILLMRPIIRKFLFYLIGNALAANAYQDKWCDTCPLSEFVTPRDMAVVSLHLNASFNDIFALFNGQWPNEWILKL from the coding sequence ATGCAAGTGTATTGGTGTTCTGCGTTTATACTTCCGGAGGCTATTATTAAAGACACTGAGAAGGTTCTTCGGGGCTTTCTATGGTGTCAAGAGAATATGAAACATGGAAAAGCTAAAGTTAAGTGGGATGATGTGTGTTTACCTAAGGATGAAGGTAGTCTTGGCATTCGTCGGCTAAAATATTGGAATATTGCTCTTATGACAAATCACGTGTGGAGTATTATCACTTACCATAAATCTCTCTGGGTTTCCTGGGTTAGGGATTATAATCTCCCTAACCGCAATTTTTGGGATGTTGCTATTCGATCGTCTTCCTGTTGGAGTTGGAGAAAGATCCTTTTAATGAGACCAATTATTCGTAAGTTCTTATTTTACTTGATTGGTAATGCTTTGGCTGCTAATGCATACCAGGATAAATGGTGTGATACATGTCCCTTGTCTGAGTTTGTAACGCCAAGGGATATGGCTGTTGTGAGTCTCCATTTGAATGCATCCTTTAATGATATCTTTGCTTTATTTAATGGGCAATGGCCAAATGAGTGGATCTtgaaattgtga